From Pseudomonas sp. StFLB209, a single genomic window includes:
- a CDS encoding peptidylprolyl isomerase: MQTIELENLPANPLPVIMVGDTPLTEADIAQETPFHPASSLADAQQQAARALVVRELLAQRAAQLGLAGNDDQAIAQLLEHELQVPQPDQDACRRYYQTHTQRFALPARLQLRHILLPAAPDDAQARDAQYRLGETLLSELAEQPQRFTELAQRHSACPSKDQGGELGWLRDGQTVAELDQAVRRLPVGLHDRPLASRYGWHLVWIDGRQDSQPMPFEQVVDRVQHSLHEEATRNALREYLLALEAEFGVKGFSLAREG, translated from the coding sequence ATGCAAACCATCGAGCTGGAAAACCTGCCCGCCAATCCGTTGCCGGTGATCATGGTCGGCGACACGCCACTGACCGAAGCAGACATCGCCCAGGAAACCCCCTTCCACCCCGCCAGCTCATTGGCCGACGCCCAGCAGCAGGCCGCCCGCGCTCTGGTGGTGCGCGAACTGCTGGCCCAGCGCGCCGCGCAACTGGGCCTGGCCGGCAACGACGATCAGGCCATCGCCCAGTTGCTGGAACACGAACTGCAAGTGCCGCAGCCAGACCAGGACGCCTGCCGCCGCTACTACCAGACCCACACCCAACGCTTCGCCCTGCCCGCTCGCCTGCAACTGCGCCACATCCTGCTGCCCGCCGCCCCCGACGACGCCCAGGCTCGCGATGCTCAATACCGGCTGGGCGAAACCCTGCTGAGCGAACTGGCCGAACAACCGCAACGCTTTACCGAACTGGCCCAGCGGCATTCCGCCTGCCCGTCGAAAGATCAGGGCGGTGAGCTGGGCTGGCTGCGCGATGGCCAGACGGTTGCCGAACTGGATCAGGCTGTGCGGCGCTTGCCGGTGGGCTTGCATGACCGGCCGCTGGCTTCGCGGTATGGCTGGCACCTGGTATGGATTGACGGGCGGCAAGACAGCCAGCCAATGCCCTTTGAGCAAGTGGTTGATCGAGTGCAGCACAGCTTGCATGAAGAAGCGACGCGCAATGCACTGCGTGAATATCTGCTGGCGCTGGAGGCGGAGTTTGGGGTCAAGGGGTTTAGTTTGGCGCGCGAGGGTTGA
- a CDS encoding ATPase AAA, whose amino-acid sequence MQRVMIIGQPGSGKSTLARKLGLLTGLPVVHIDTIHWQPGWVERSPDQKTQLCHEVEAGERWIFEGGHSATWENRIARADLLIWIDRSATLRSWRVLLRTLLQRGRSRPDLPENCPDLLAKLPEFFGFMWRTKKTARMKMQQLVATAPSTCRVVHLRSNRDTRAFLTRIGYLSAQAARD is encoded by the coding sequence ATGCAGCGGGTAATGATTATTGGCCAGCCTGGATCGGGCAAAAGCACGTTGGCGCGTAAGCTCGGCCTGCTCACAGGCTTGCCTGTCGTTCATATAGACACTATCCACTGGCAGCCAGGGTGGGTTGAACGAAGCCCGGACCAGAAGACCCAGCTTTGTCATGAGGTCGAGGCCGGTGAGCGCTGGATATTCGAAGGAGGCCATTCAGCCACTTGGGAAAATCGGATAGCCCGCGCTGATCTCTTGATATGGATTGATCGCTCGGCGACGCTTCGATCCTGGCGTGTGCTGTTAAGAACCCTGCTCCAGCGCGGCCGGTCTCGCCCCGACTTACCGGAGAACTGCCCTGACCTGTTGGCGAAGCTGCCAGAGTTTTTCGGGTTCATGTGGCGTACGAAAAAAACAGCGCGGATGAAGATGCAGCAACTCGTGGCGACTGCACCCTCAACATGCCGCGTCGTTCACCTGCGCTCTAACCGGGATACCAGGGCTTTTCTGACGCGCATTGGATATCTATCTGCTCAAGCTGCGCGAGATTGA
- the narI gene encoding respiratory nitrate reductase subunit gamma: protein MFDNYLMHLLYSIYPYIAGVVFLLGSLLRYDYAQATWKAGSSQMLSSRNMRLASNLFHVGVLAILFGHLFGLLTPHWVYAPFLSAPHKQLLAMLFGGVAGVMCLIGGSMLLWRRLFNPRVRASSSPMDLAIIALLVLQVSLGLISIAFSIDHLDGNMMLALANWAQAIVFFQGDAASHLAGVPLIFKLHILLGLTIVLIFPFTRLVHVWSAPLGYLGRNYQIVRRRG, encoded by the coding sequence TTCGACAACTACTTGATGCACCTGCTTTACAGTATCTACCCCTACATTGCCGGTGTGGTGTTCCTGCTTGGCAGCCTGCTGCGCTACGACTACGCACAAGCCACCTGGAAGGCCGGCTCCAGCCAGATGCTGTCCAGCCGCAACATGCGTCTGGCCAGCAACCTGTTTCATGTCGGCGTGCTGGCGATCCTGTTCGGCCACCTGTTCGGCCTGCTGACCCCGCACTGGGTTTACGCGCCGTTTCTGTCCGCCCCGCACAAGCAACTGCTGGCCATGCTGTTCGGCGGCGTGGCCGGAGTGATGTGCCTGATCGGCGGCAGCATGCTGCTCTGGCGACGGCTGTTCAACCCGCGGGTACGTGCTTCGTCCAGCCCCATGGACCTGGCGATCATCGCCCTCTTGGTGCTGCAGGTCAGCCTCGGGCTGATCAGCATCGCTTTCTCGATCGATCACCTGGACGGCAACATGATGCTGGCGCTGGCCAACTGGGCGCAGGCCATCGTGTTCTTTCAGGGCGATGCCGCCAGCCATCTGGCCGGTGTGCCGCTGATCTTCAAGCTGCACATCTTGCTGGGCCTGACCATCGTGCTGATCTTTCCCTTCACCCGCCTGGTGCACGTGTGGAGCGCACCGCTGGGTTACTTGGGGCGCAATTACCAGATCGTGCGGCGGCGCGGCTAA